Within the Opitutaceae bacterium TAV5 genome, the region CTCCGCAGCTTTCTTTACCCGCGTGCAGCAAGTCTTCGGCTCCCTAAATGAGAATTCCCATCTGCCGCCGGATCACCTCGCGCACGGATTCGCGGTCTTGGATGTGTCGAGCGACCAACCCGAGCAGCCGGTTGTGGAAGACATTCGTGCGGTGGCGCACGGCGAAACCGAAGTCAGTTTTCTCCCGTCCCCACTCCACCGATGCGGCGACGCTCTGCTCCCGGCGATCCCAAATGCGAAGTTCGCCGCCATCGAAGAGCGGCGTCGCCGACAGGAACGCCTCGATTGCTTCAGTCGCCGAATCCGACTGGAAACCCACCACATAGCTGCCGGCACGAGTCTGGCGGTAGATTTGAAAGCGCGATGCCTTGACGCCATCCGCTGTCGTGGCCGGTTCCTTTGTTGGTTCGATGTGCGTTTTCATTGGTTATCCTTGTTTTTGAATTCATAGGACGGAATTCGCTCCGTCCTTTTCATGCCTGAAATTTCCCGCCACGCGCGGATGCCTACAAGCGGGCGCGTGTGCCGAGTTCGGGAGTGAGCGCCTATCGCTAACCAGACAGATACACCTCCACTTTGGGCTATCCCGAGAAGAGATCGTGCTCGACCTGATTCCCCAGCACGTCCCAGCCGGGGCGCTTGAGCCGGGAAAACATTTCGAGGCGCTGCGCATCCGGGAACCACGCCGCGATCCTGTCGCGCACATAATCGGGCTTGGAGGAATGCCGTCCCCGCGGGCAGCGAATCACCGATGAAATGCGCAGCGCGGGGGCAGGATGCCGGACCCTGCCCCGCGTGCCCACCATGAGCAGTTCGTGTTGGCCCCGAAACCAATAACCCATGCCGAGCTTCACCTTGTCCCAAACCGCGTGCGATTTATACGTGAATCCCCACGAAGTCATTGTGCGCAGCCCTTCGCACAGCTTGGGAACCGTGACCCAAAGGTAGAGCACGGCGTCTTTCGACGCGGGCACCTGCATCGCCCATATCTCTTCGTCTCTCATCGTCGGATAGTGGTTTTCGATGGCG harbors:
- a CDS encoding DNA methyltransferase, giving the protein MENIARIPVPESERHLRVALARERVVGGLIEPPRGKLYGVIYADPPWRYNDATPNRAIENHYPTMRDEEIWAMQVPASKDAVLYLWVTVPKLCEGLRTMTSWGFTYKSHAVWDKVKLGMGYWFRGQHELLMVGTRGRVRHPAPALRISSVIRCPRGRHSSKPDYVRDRIAAWFPDAQRLEMFSRLKRPGWDVLGNQVEHDLFSG